Genomic DNA from Candidatus Desulfatibia profunda:
CCTCGTGCAGGCTGAACGGACGGGCAAGGAGCAAAGGTGGACCCGCTATATCCATTCTGAAGATGTTCGCGAACAGCTCATCAAAACCATCGGGATTCCTGCCGAGCAGGTGGCGGTTAAGACAAGCGAAAAGGATGAACTTAAAGAGGTTGACGACATTGGCGGATTGATGAGCAGGGACTGCAAAATTCGCTATATTATTACCAAGCAGGCTTTGCAGGAGGGGTGGGATTGTGCCTTTGCCTATGTCCTGGTTGTCCTGACAAATCCTGCTTCCAAGAATGCCCTGACACAACTTGTGGGTCGCATACTCAGGCAGCCCGGGGCGCGCAAAACCAAAATCAGGGAGCTTGATGAGAGCTATGTGCTTTGCTTTAAACAAAACGCAAATAAATTGCTGGCAAGCATAAGAGATGGTTTCGGTCGTGAAGGCTTAGGCGATCTGAAAAATCAAATCGTTCGAGATATGGAAGAAGCCGGAGAGGATGGAGAGCCGCCAGAGCGCACCATAAAAATCCGGGAACGTTTCAGGCGGGCGGCAAACAGCACCATATTGCCGGTCTTTATGGTCAGGCGTAACAAGACCTGGGAACCTGTCAATTATGAGATGGACATTGCGGCAAAGATACCATGGGATAATGTAGATCTTGATCCAATTTTTTCGCTTGCTCTATCCATGTATGAGGAAAAGGACATGGAGCATATTGCCACGCTTTCAGATGACATCAAGAAAGTAATCGAGGAAAAAGAAGCGATACAATTGAAGGAAGGCGGCATTCGTGTCGATCCGGTTTTTATGACCCGCCAGATCTGCGATATTGTTCCAAATCCCTGGATGGCGCATGAATTTGCGCGAGATGTTCTTACCCGTTTGACACGAAAACATGATTACAAGGTAGTCGCTGCCAATTTTGTTTTTATCATCGAAGAGTTGCGCAAGCAGCTTGAGCGCGAAAAAGACCGGCTATCTGAGAACATCTTTAAGCAGATGCTTGCTTCAGATCAAATGAGATTCCTGGTGATCGGAGATAAATTTGATTTTACCTTTCCAAAATCAATCAAAGTCAAACCTGCGGCTAAAACACTGAATCGTAAGGATGGCCGGCAACTTCAATTGAGCCTTTTTGAATTCGTTCCTGAAGACGATTTCAATGAAACCGAAAAGGCGGTGGCATGGTATCTTGAAGGGCAGAAACGGCTTTTTTTCTGGTACCGAAATCGATCCAGGCAGGACTATGCCATCCAGGGCTGGCGCAAGCATAAAATTTATCCCGACTTCATTTTTACCGCTACCGCGTCTGAAGACAAGGACGATTACGAACAGGTTTACGTGGTTGAAACCAAGGGTCTTCATTTAATAGGGAGCCTGGATACGGATTATTAATGCAAGATGTTTTCTCTGTGCACCAAGGAGGCAAAGTCGAGAAACTGGTCGGAACTGGGACTTGTGATGAAGGACAAGGTTCTACGATTCGAGGTGCTGGCCGAAGATGAGTGGGAGGCAAAATTAAACGAAATGTTACAGGCGTAAAAAATGGATGAACTTTAGTAAGCTCCAGTTATTGAGTTCATGGACAATGGCAAGGATGGTTCACTTCTGAATTGACTTGATTACTGAAGATTACCTTTGTTATGCCTGAATCTGTCATTATTTCACAATCATGCAAGGAGTGGAAAAAGGCCGTATCGCTAAAACCATCGGCGCTTGTAAAAACTGAAGCGGAACTGGTGAAAGACCTTAAAAATTTCTGGAAGACGAATCACAAGAATCCGACATTCAAACATCTAAAGGTGTATCTTCTGAGAAACCTGCCCAAAGCTGGTATTGGGCTTTTTCATCGTAGTGGCTTTTACCCTGACTTTATCATGTGGCTGAGAAATTTGAAGACCGGTGCAGTACATGTGCGATTCATCGATCCCCATGGGCTGCACCACGGCGGTCTTTCAGGGAGTGCTGATAAATTTGCGGCGCTTTCCAAACTAAAGGAATTCAGTGAGCTTCCTGATTTCAAGTCAAAAAAGATCTCACTTGATGGATTTACTTTGGCAGATACTTCGATTGAACAAATTCCAGATGCAAAAGATCGAAGCTGGGCTGATTTGGAGAAAGAATATCCCCTTATCCGGCGTATAAATGACTATTGCGAGAGACTGTTCACGGTCGCTTAATAATGGTTAATTTCATGTATCGGAAGAAATTATGAATGACTTAATAAATATTTACTGCGATGAGTCATGCCATCTTGAGCGTGATCATATTCCTGTTATGGTAATCGGAGCGGTATGGTGTCCATCAAACGTCGTGCGCGAAATAGCGGTCAATTTGAAGAATATCAAGCGAAAACACAGACTTTCGGATAATTTTGAAACAAAATGGGTTAAAGTATCTCCTGCGAAATTGACATTTTACAGTGAGCTAATTAACTATTTTTTTGACCACGAAAAACTAAACTTCCGTGCCGTAGTAATACAGGACAAGGGAAAGCTTGACCATGAGGTTTTCATGCAGGATCATGATCTCTGGTACTATAAGATGTTTTTTGTCCTTCTAAAACAAATTTTCGATTCGAAAACCCGCTATCATGTTTATCTGGATATCAAGGACACGCGAAGCCAAGAGAAAATGAAAAAACTTCACGAAGTTTTATGCAATAACTTATATGACTTCGACAAGTCCATCATAGAGAGGATTCAGCATGTCAGATCACATGAAATAGAAGTCATGCAATTGACTGATTTGATGATAGGTTTACTTTCATATTTGCACCGCGGTTTAACCACAAGCAACGCTAAATTAAGCTTGATCCGTCAAATAAAAGAGCGTTCCGGCCTCAGCCTTATGCACACAACTCTTCCACGAGAAGAAAAGTTTAATTTGCTTATTTGGAATCCGCGGGAATGGTAACGATGGAACTTCCTGATCTTTTGTTATTTCATGGCGATTGGGCTCGTTATATTGAGGAACTCTATCGAATCTACCTTGACGAAATCGTAAACGGGAGCCTGACATTTCAAGGGTTGCCAATTAAATGTCAATATCGGCCCGAATCAAAGGGAAAAGGATTTGGGTTCTGGCATGTAATTTCTGATGGCCCAAAAGAAGATGACCGACTGCCCGATCTAAGAAGGTGTGAACGCATACGATGTATTTCATGGATAATACGAGGGGCTGGATACGATTCCAGTATAAGTTGGTGGGAAAACAAAAGAGGACGATCTACTAATGTCGTCTTATGGTTGGAAAAAGAGGATTTTGCGGTTATCTTAGCAAGGCGGTTGCGATATTATCTAATTAAAACCGCTTATTGTCTAAAGCCTCATAGAAAGGAAATTTTTAGAAAAGAAAAAGAGGCATTGGGGCGGAAAAAGACTAAAGCCGCCCAATAGGACGGCTTCGGATGCTCCTTCTACACATGGCAGATGAGACTATTGATAATTATAAACTTCAAAATTTAGTTGTCAAGAATTTTTTACAACATCCAGCTTCTAAAAATGCCTAACTGCCTGATTTTCTGGTAAAGCTGAAAAAGGGGATAACGCTTATCCTTGAAGTCAAGGGTTTTGAGGATGAACTGGCCCGCACGAAACATGAAGCGGCAAGACGATTGACAACTCGCTTTTTGAAATTAGGATAAATTAAGAAAAATGAAAACATTTCAAGGGAAAAGGAAAGGTCCTTTTCCCTTGAAGCGCACAATCTTCGATTAATAGGGATGAAATTCGCGGAGTTACCACTTGGGCTTACCGTCTTTATCCATTTCCGCGAATTCCTTGGAGTATTCCGTGACCTGGAAAAGACCGGTAAACTGGTTGCAGACGGGGAGACCGGCTTTGATCCATCCGACGATGCCGTCTTTATATGTCCAAACATTGGTATAGCCGTATTCAATAAGCTTCTCCGACACAGGCCTGACGTTTGTGGGTACGGCACCACAGCACGATCTTGGCATCTTTGTCCTTGATCAGATGTGGAATCGTGTACATATGGCCGGCATGGACATGATCGGTATAGGGAATGTGAAAGGCATAAAACTCCGGATGGGTGCGGGTATCGATCAGAGGGTAGGGAATAGGGACGTCTATGATTTTATGCTTTTCTCACAACAGAAGAATAACTTCTTTAAAGGAGGATTTTTATCGAACCCAGTTTTTCACGAGGAAAGCATAATATCATAGACGTCCCCATCACCGCCCCATCACCGCCCATCACGTCCCGAAAAAAAGGTTGACAGGGGCGGAGATTATCTGCAAAATATGATAACCATATTTTGCAGAGAGGGTCCCCTTATGGAAAAGATAGTGAGTGCAACCGAGATAGTCAGAAGATTCTCTGAAATACTGAATTCTATAAAATACAGAGGTGATTCTTATACGATTGTTAGAGGAGGGAAACCAGTGGCCTCTATTTGCCCCGTGCAAACACCCCTCAAAGAAAGAACACTTGGTGAGCTTAAAGCACTCCTGAAGCATATTCCCAGATTGGGTGCCGAAGCAGTGCATTTTGAGCATGATTTAAAAAAGATCATGGCCCATCAGCCCTCCATGCCGAAGGATGATCGATGGGCGTGATCTTTGATACCAGTGTTCTCATCGCCCTGGAAAGAAATCCGAGCCCGCTTGAACAATTAATACGGGAAAGAGGTGATGAGCCTTTCGGTATCAGCATCATTACCGTCTCCGAACTCCTCCATGGAGTACATCGAGCCGATTCCGAAAAGAGACGGTTGAAAAGAGAATCATATGTTGAAAAGGTCATTTTGATATTGATAAAATTATAAAGGGCTATGATTATGCCTGAGGCCATACTATCCTATTGCCAAGCAGATCATAAAGGATTTATATTATTAATTTACATGGGTAGTTAACAGAATTTAGGTTGAACAGGGCCCAAAAGTTGTGCCTGGACTTTCAACACGATGCAACTTAAAACATTACAGTTGAAAACAGATCACCGTTGAAGTAAAGCTCCCCGCTGATTTGAAAGCGCATCTGAAGCATCTTATCGTTTTCGGCTCAAGGGCTACGGGAGAGGCGCCTGTGGATTCCGATCTTGATGTGGTTGTGCTGGTAGATGAAAAGACTGACGAAATAGAAAGGCGCCTTGAAAATATTGCCTATCAGGTCATGTGGGATCATGACTTTAATCCCATCATTTCCCTTAAAGTGCTGGCGGAATCTCGATTTTATGATGCTCTTAACAAAGGATATTCTTTTTACAGACATATTGAAACACAAGGAGTGGCCGTATGACCGAGGAAATTGCAAAGCTTATCCAAAAAGCAGAGCACGCCCTTAAAGTGGCTCAGGATTTGCTGCAAGATGGATATCCTTCTGATGCTGCCATTAAAAGTCTTCTTAAAGTTTAAAATAGTCTATGACCGGATGTGAAACGTGAGACAATAGATCGCTCCTTTCGATCAAGATTCAAAAATGTCAAATGTCAAGGGCAGAACATAGTTTCCCCTCAACGCTTATCCTCGAAGTCAAAGGGTTGGAGGATGAGCAGGACCAAGCGAAGCATGAAGCTGCAAAAAGTTGGTGTGCCGCCGTGTCTGCTTGGGGCAAGATGGGAGAGTGGCGATTTGCAGTGTGCAAAGACCCGAAGAAACTGAATAAAAAGATTCTCCACCTTATTCATTAGATGCGGGATCTGCCGTAAAGGAGGAACGTGGAATGAACAGGGATCTGGTTCAATACCGTGAACTGCTAACTCAAATCAAAACCCGAATCCGCCCAAGAGCGTGAATTGGAAACAGAACTGGTGGCGCATCTATAAAAATTCCTGCTTGAACTGGGACTAGGACAAATTAAGAAAAATGAAAACATTTCAAGGGAAAAGGGAAGATCCCTTTTCCCTTGAAATGAAGAATTTTTGGTTAATAGGGGTGAAATTCGCGGATCTGCCACTTGGGCTTGCCGTCTTTATCCATTTCCGTGAAATGTTTGTGGTATTCGGTGACCTGAAAAATTCCTGCAAACTCGTTGCAGACGGGATGACCGGCCTTGATCCAGCCCACGATACCGTCCTCGTACGTCCAAACATTGGTGTAACCGTACTCTACCAGTTTTTCCGCCACATAGCACTGTCTCTTAAAGGTCCGGCACCAGACCACGATCTTGGCGTTTTTGTCCTTGATCAGTTTGGGAAACGTGTACGTATGGCCTGAATGGACGTGATCCGTGTAAGGAATGTGAAAGGCATAAAATTCCGGATGGGTGCGGGTGTCGATCAGGTATGCTTTTTCCTTGCCGGCCATGACATCATCGTAAAGTTGCTTAAACTTGACGACATCGAGTTGACGTTCCTTCGGAATAACCGAACACGCCTTTTGCCACACGGCCTTTTCATTATCCTCGAGCATCTTGGAATCATCGGCCAAGACAAAGCCGACGGCACCCAGGACAAACGCAAAAACAAGTGCAAAAACAAATAATCTCTTCATCCTGCTACCTCCTTTATCAACATTTAATGGGATAATTGTTTACGAGTCATTGACCCGCTGATCACAATTCACCTCCTTCCTGGCTCTGGTTTGCCAAGACGGCTTGGAGTCGCTTAAAAGATTAATAAATATCCATTTTCTTGTCAAGCGTGATGAATTTGAAAAAATCGAATTCATCGTGTATTTGGTGTTTGGCGTTTAAAGTATATGTTGATATATCAGGCTGTTAAAACCCAAAGTCGTAACTTCTCAATAAGTTCTGGCAATAAATCCGGATTCCATTTCCTAATTTTGAAACAGGCGTACCAGTTGGGTAAATTCGCCGTCGGTCAATTCCAGCGGAATCATTTGGGCGTTTGGCCGAATGTTCCTGGGGTTTTCTGTCCATTTTTTCAGGCCGACGGCATCCCAGGCCTGACCGTTTTTGAAGTTTTGGGGATAAAACTCGCTCAACAGCCCGGAAAGATTCGGTCCCATATGGCCCCGTCCGAGCCCGCCCGCCTTGCGGGTCAACAATCGGTGGCAAGAACCGCAATGCCTATCAAAAAGATTCTCACGGTTTGGCGTGTTGTTTTCAAAGTGAATGATCAGGGGAGCCTCAGCAGTCCCTGACGCTATATCGGCACGGCCGTCCAGGATAGCGTTCACCAGCTTGGTGACATGGGTGTCGGAAAAATAAAAGTCGGGCATGGAAGGCACCGGTTCTTTAATGGCGGCAGCCAGGTTTTGCGGCTGAACCTTCGGCAGAAGCCGGTCAAGATCGGCAGCCAGGCGATTGCCGCTGGTTCCGATGCGGTGACAGCGACGGCAGGCGAATTGCGTGATAAGCCGGCGGCCGGCGTCGATGACGGGGTTGTCCGGCAGTCTAAAGCGGGCGTATTTACCGGGAATCAGGCGGTAATGGGCGATCCGGATGCGATTCGTGCGCGGGTCTCCCCGGTGGCAGTCCATACAAACCCCCAGCTTTTCATGATGCGGCCGATGGCACTGCAAACATCCGCAACCGCCGCGGTCGGTAACGGGAATCATGGCCCAAATCAAACCCGCAATGACGGTTAAAACGGATAAACGAAGGCCCAATTCTCCCCCCGAAAAAACATGGCAATGACGGTTAAAAAAAGCAGGCCCAAAAAGGCAACCAGGGTTACGATACTGACCCACAACTGGTCCTTGGGCAGCCATTGAGCCCTTTTGGCTTCCGGGCTGCCCGGAAGATAGGGCAGCAGCAAAAAGTAAAGGCCCACCAGCATAATGACATAGACCAGATATTTGGAATAGCCCATCAGTTCCTGGGTCCAGAGCAGGAACCAGGCGGCCTTGGCCGGGTTAGGCACCGCGGCCAAATCTCCCGGCTCCTGCAACGGCGCCGGAATCACCAGCGCCAGCAAGAGCAAAAGGCCGACCAGGATTGCCATGGCCTTTTTGATGAGGCCGAAGAAAAACGGCGAACTCGGTATATAATCGTTCACAGGTACGGCAATGCCTCCTTGTTTTGGCGAATGCGATAGAAATGCAGAAAACAAAGCAGCAGAATTGCTACGGGGATAACCACGGCATGCAGCACGTAAAACCGCAGCAGGGACATGGGCTGCCCCACGCCGTCGGGGACCAGCAAGGCACGCAGCAAGGTTCCCATCGGCACCGCTTTAACCAGTTCCATACCGATTTGCGTCGACCACACGGCCAGTTGGTCCAGCGGGAGCAGATAACCGGTGTAGGCCTCAAGAACGGCCAGACAAAGCAGCATAAAGCCGATCACCCAGTTCAACTCGCGGGGTTTGCGATAGGCCCCGGTGAGGACGACCCGTAAGGTATGCAGGAAAATGAACGATAGAAAGGCATGGGAAGTCAGGCGGTGCAGGCTGCGGATATAGTACCCGCCGGACACGTTAGATTCCAGAAACAGGATCGATTCGAAGGCATGCTCTGTTGAAGGCTGATAGTAAACCATCAGCAGCAGCCCGGAAACAGCCAGCACCATAAAGGCCGTAAACGCCAGTCCGCCCAGGCAAAAGGTATAGGTGATCTTAAGATTCCGCCGCAGCACGACCCGGGGAAACAGATGCCGGACAAACTCGTTAAACAGGCCGTTTTCGTTTTTCATTCCGTAAAACCAATAACGAATAACCAATAACGAATAACCAATAACGAATAACAGGTAATTGAGTTTTGCCTCAATCAGGATATGACGATATACTCCCCGTCTTCCTCGATAGCCAGTCGCGGTAAAGGCCGATCCGCCGGTCCGCGCAGGACCTCGCCGCGGGAGTTGAAAGAACTGCCGTGACAGGCACAAACAAATCCTTGGGGGGTTGCGTTGAGGGTGCAGCCCAGATGGGTGCAGGCCATTCCCAGGGCGTAAACATTCCGTCCGTCCCTGATCAGGGCGATCTTTTTCTGGCGGTAAACCAGGGCCCCGCCGCCGGGGATGTCCTTTTTTCGAACCCGCAACAATGGTTTTTTCCGCTTTACCCGGGGAATAAGGTATTTCCCCAGCAACAGCAGAGAAATCACAGCCAGAACTAAGATCCTGATGAATTTTCGACGGCTTCCAGGAGCTTTTTCCATTTTTTTACATACGCTTTTTTATAGGCCGGTTTCCGCGATGCCATCTGGGCAAAGCGTTCCGGCGGCATAAAAGACCCGTTAACCACGGTCTGCCCGCTTTGATCCCAAAACGAGATTAATTTCAGACCATCTTTCTGCAATTGATACAGGCGATCTTCTTCTTTCTCAAGGATAAATCTGCTTGGATTGCCGTGGCAATTGTCACACATCACCGTACCCCGGCGAACGGTATGGGGGAAAAAGGCTTTCCATTGGGCGGCCAGCAGGCGATTTTCCGCACCCACCGGCCGGTTGTTCTTAACGTCGGTAAAATAAGTGATGAACTGCGGCCGGATGGGACTGATTTTACCCTTGCTGTTGATGCCCAAAGGGGGAGCATCCTGTTTTTTCAAAAACCCGCTTTTGACGTATTGCCCGCCGCTCCCGGACCGCAGGCGAAAATAGTCCTGGTTGGAGCTGTCAACCATTCGCACATAAAAGGTTCCGTATTCCTGGGCGGCCCAGGCCGAATGACAGGCATAACATTCCAGATGTTTCAAATGGGCATCAATACCGTGTTCAATGACGGCCGGGTTGGGTTGGTGGCAGTCGTTGCAGGTCTTGGAAGCCTTTTGGCCGTTGATCAGGCTCTGCATGGAATGGCAGTCGGCGCACTGCATGCCGGCCTGGGCGTGGACATCCGGCAGCATTGTCAGAAACGTTTCTTCCTTGAAAGCTTTGCCGCGCTGATAGCGCAAACTGTCTTCGCGCGGCGCCATGCCGTAATAGTCCATGCCCACGAAATAGCCTTTGTGGCAATCAAGACAACGGTCGGATTCCGCAGGAATGGTAGGGTTGCCTTCATTGGCGTGGCAGTCCCGGCAGCTTTTCAGATGGCATGCTTGACAGTTCTCTTTGAAAAATTGAGGTCCCTCTTTGCCGAAAGCTGCTTGCACAAAGGCCTTTTCCCTGATCCGGGTGGACATGGCCTGATCGAACAGGCCTTCGCAGTTCAAAGGAGCTTCGGCTCGATCCGAGCCCTGCTGTTTGCCTGGCTCCGGCAACCGCTGGGTTGTTCCGGCCAGGGGCGTTACCGGGCCGACATCATTAAGCCCACAGCGATCGAAACACGATTTTAGGATACGGTAATCCAGCTTTTTCTGATAAATTGGATCCTTGGGATCGTCATGGCAAACCAGGCACTGGTTCACCGCCAGAGTTTTTTTTATCTCCGCTGCGTTCAATGGCCGCGAATGCTCCCGGGTAATGGCTGCAAAGGCTGTAATCTTCCCGGCCTGCATGTTAAGAAAGCCGTCAAGAGGTTTGTTTTCGGATTTTTCGCAGACCAAGGTGGCGCGGATATTGCCGTCTTTCACTATATGCTGCCCAAAGCCCAGAAAAGCGGGATTGCCGTGGCATTCTGCACAGCCGACGGCCTTGGTGCCGGTGTTGTGGGAATAAAACGGCGCAAAGCGTAATTGGTTTTTACCGTTAAACTCGGAGACGTATTCCTTTTTCACCACCTGACCTTGCCCGTCGATGACCGTTACAAACGTCTGGCATCCGGGGGTAACCGGTGAAATCTTGCCGCGCTGGTTTATTGCTAGAGGAAAGGGATACAGCCGGCGATAATCCTCGGTTTCGCTGAACTTTCCCGCCGTCATGCGCTCTTTAATATAATCTTGGCCGAACCGGGTCCGGTCGTAGGCGATATGGCAGCCGTAACACTGGGGCACGGCGCGGGAGTGGCAGGTGTAACACTCCAGGCGCTGGTGACCGGCGATGGTATGCTCCGGTGTGCCGGTGATCACCGGGCTTTTAAATAATTTACCGCTGCGTTTGCCCAGCACGTAAACCGCATCGGACTCGAAAAATACATTGGAATACTTGCGCCCTTTGCGGGTTTTGACCATCTTCATACCCAGCCGCATCTGCCGCTGATAGCTTTTGGATTCCCGCACAGCCTCATCGTTCTCCCGGGAAATTTCCTCAACGCCCGGGGCCTCAAGGCCGCTGCCGTGGCAATCCTCACAACCGACTTCGGTCTGGTGATACATGTTTTCATAGGCATACCCATCGCCCATGACATCCCGCGAGGTATGGCAGTCGATACAATCCATGCCGCCTGCAAAATGAACATCGGCGCTGATATGGGTAATATTGCGGGCGCCGCTGATCATCTGCGGACCCGGTAGCCCGTCCCTGGTCGGGACCATGGCGTTGTTGCCGTCATACAACCCCTGATAGGAAAGGGCGATGCGGCCGCTGCGGTTGTGGCAGCGGAAGCAGACATCATTGCCCGGCAGGGCAGCCAGCGTGTGATCGGCGGAATGGGGCCATTGGCCTTTGACGGTGGAATCGCCGCCTTCATAGGTAGCGCTATCGTTGTATGCAAAATGACAGGCAGCGCACCCGGAGCTGTGGCTGGCAGAGTATTTTTGATTGGCTTCCCGGCCAAGATGGCATTGAGAGCAGAATTTGCGAAACAGTTCGCCGGAAAGGTTTTCCAGTCGGGCCACGCTGTTAAGCTTTTTTGCCTGGCCTGTTGCCGAAAAAACGTTTTCAGGATGCGTGCTGTAAAGCCAGCCGTCCTCTCCTTCCCAGGTCTTCTGGATGTTTCTGATCATGCCGCTATTGGTATACATT
This window encodes:
- a CDS encoding ubiquinol-cytochrome c reductase iron-sulfur subunit codes for the protein MEKAPGSRRKFIRILVLAVISLLLLGKYLIPRVKRKKPLLRVRKKDIPGGGALVYRQKKIALIRDGRNVYALGMACTHLGCTLNATPQGFVCACHGSSFNSRGEVLRGPADRPLPRLAIEEDGEYIVIS
- a CDS encoding nucleotidyltransferase domain-containing protein — protein: MKAHLKHLIVFGSRATGEAPVDSDLDVVVLVDEKTDEIERRLENIAYQVMWDHDFNPIISLKVLAESRFYDALNKGYSFYRHIETQGVAV
- a CDS encoding antitoxin — encoded protein: MEKIVSATEIVRRFSEILNSIKYRGDSYTIVRGGKPVASICPVQTPLKERTLGELKALLKHIPRLGAEAVHFEHDLKKIMAHQPSMPKDDRWA
- a CDS encoding cytochrome b N-terminal domain-containing protein gives rise to the protein MFNEFVRHLFPRVVLRRNLKITYTFCLGGLAFTAFMVLAVSGLLLMVYYQPSTEHAFESILFLESNVSGGYYIRSLHRLTSHAFLSFIFLHTLRVVLTGAYRKPRELNWVIGFMLLCLAVLEAYTGYLLPLDQLAVWSTQIGMELVKAVPMGTLLRALLVPDGVGQPMSLLRFYVLHAVVIPVAILLLCFLHFYRIRQNKEALPYL
- a CDS encoding cytochrome B6, whose product is MAILVGLLLLLALVIPAPLQEPGDLAAVPNPAKAAWFLLWTQELMGYSKYLVYVIMLVGLYFLLLPYLPGSPEAKRAQWLPKDQLWVSIVTLVAFLGLLFLTVIAMFFRGENWAFVYPF
- a CDS encoding c-type cytochrome, with amino-acid sequence MGLRLSVLTVIAGLIWAMIPVTDRGGCGCLQCHRPHHEKLGVCMDCHRGDPRTNRIRIAHYRLIPGKYARFRLPDNPVIDAGRRLITQFACRRCHRIGTSGNRLAADLDRLLPKVQPQNLAAAIKEPVPSMPDFYFSDTHVTKLVNAILDGRADIASGTAEAPLIIHFENNTPNRENLFDRHCGSCHRLLTRKAGGLGRGHMGPNLSGLLSEFYPQNFKNGQAWDAVGLKKWTENPRNIRPNAQMIPLELTDGEFTQLVRLFQN
- a CDS encoding PIN domain-containing protein, with the protein product MGVIFDTSVLIALERNPSPLEQLIRERGDEPFGISIITVSELLHGVHRADSEKRRLKRESYVEKVILILIKL
- a CDS encoding rhodanese-like domain-containing protein — translated: MLEDNEKAVWQKACSVIPKERQLDVVKFKQLYDDVMAGKEKAYLIDTRTHPEFYAFHIPYTDHVHSGHTYTFPKLIKDKNAKIVVWCRTFKRQCYVAEKLVEYGYTNVWTYEDGIVGWIKAGHPVCNEFAGIFQVTEYHKHFTEMDKDGKPKWQIREFHPY
- a CDS encoding DUF3800 domain-containing protein, with the protein product MNDLINIYCDESCHLERDHIPVMVIGAVWCPSNVVREIAVNLKNIKRKHRLSDNFETKWVKVSPAKLTFYSELINYFFDHEKLNFRAVVIQDKGKLDHEVFMQDHDLWYYKMFFVLLKQIFDSKTRYHVYLDIKDTRSQEKMKKLHEVLCNNLYDFDKSIIERIQHVRSHEIEVMQLTDLMIGLLSYLHRGLTTSNAKLSLIRQIKERSGLSLMHTTLPREEKFNLLIWNPREW
- a CDS encoding restriction endonuclease subunit R, with translation LVQAERTGKEQRWTRYIHSEDVREQLIKTIGIPAEQVAVKTSEKDELKEVDDIGGLMSRDCKIRYIITKQALQEGWDCAFAYVLVVLTNPASKNALTQLVGRILRQPGARKTKIRELDESYVLCFKQNANKLLASIRDGFGREGLGDLKNQIVRDMEEAGEDGEPPERTIKIRERFRRAANSTILPVFMVRRNKTWEPVNYEMDIAAKIPWDNVDLDPIFSLALSMYEEKDMEHIATLSDDIKKVIEEKEAIQLKEGGIRVDPVFMTRQICDIVPNPWMAHEFARDVLTRLTRKHDYKVVAANFVFIIEELRKQLEREKDRLSENIFKQMLASDQMRFLVIGDKFDFTFPKSIKVKPAAKTLNRKDGRQLQLSLFEFVPEDDFNETEKAVAWYLEGQKRLFFWYRNRSRQDYAIQGWRKHKIYPDFIFTATASEDKDDYEQVYVVETKGLHLIGSLDTDY